From the genome of Calliopsis andreniformis isolate RMS-2024a unplaced genomic scaffold, iyCalAndr_principal scaffold0022, whole genome shotgun sequence, one region includes:
- the LOC143186831 gene encoding phosphotriesterase-related protein, giving the protein MERGSGCVQTVLGVKNANELGRTLTHEHLVMAFETFYVEPRDHLKRFFNEKIELQNLGVLRQYPYSSLYNLTLNDKDSMIAVLEDIKFFSEFGGGTIVENSNHGLKRDISLMKKLSKDSGVTIIAGTGYYVAATQTASNLGLSKEEMYNVMLKEMTIGCDESPDVKTGFIGEVGSTWPIEDFEKRAILATGELQGQLKCPVSFHPGRDAAAPFEIMRLYQEAGGDARKAILSHLDRTLTDEQVLLEFADENKCYCQFDLFGTECSFYQLNPLVDMQSDAQRIDRVKCLRDDKKLNRILLSHDIHTKHRLMKFGGHGFSHIMNNVLPKMKLKGLTQEEIDTLTIHNPRTWLSS; this is encoded by the exons ATGGAGCGCGGGAGCGGCTGTGTACAAACTG ttctAGGAGTGAAAAATGCAAACGAGTTGGGTAGAACTCTCACTCATGAGCACTTGGTTATGGCGTTTGAAACTTTTTATGTTGAACCCCGCGATCATTTAAAAcgattttttaatgaaaagatCGAGCTGCAAAATCTTGGCGTTCTTAGACAGTATCC TTACAGCAGCCTGTATAATTTAACGTTGAATGATAAAGACTCCATGATCGCTGTTTTGGAAGATATCAAGTTCTTTAGTGAATTTGGGGGTGGTACCATAGTGGAGAACAGCAACCACGGATTGAAACGCGATATTTCGTTGATGAAGAAACTTAGTAAAGACTCTGGTGTTACCATTATTGCTGGAACAG GTTATTATGTTGCCGCAACTCAGACCGCGAGCAACCTCGGTTTATCGAAAGAAGAAATGTACAACGTGATGctgaaagaaatgaccataggctgCGACGAGAGTCCCGATGTGAAGACAGGATTCATCGGAGAAGTTGGCAGTACTTGGCCCATTGAAG ATTTCGAAAAGAGGGCCATCTTAGCGACAGGGGAACTTCAGGGACAGCTAAAATGCCCCGTCAGCTTTCATCCTGGAAGAGACGCTGCGGCACCTTTCGAAATAATGAGATTATACCAGGAAGCTGGCGGTGACGCGCGAAAAGCGATTCTCTCCCATCTTGATC GAACTCTGACTGATGAACAAGTACTTTTGGAATTTGCCGACGAGAATAAATGCTACTGCCAATTCGATCTCTTTGGGACAGAATGCTCTTTTTATCAGCTGAACCCACTAGTGGATATGCAATCAGACGCACAGCGTATTGATCGAGTGAAATGCCTTCGCGATGATAAAAAATTGAATCGCATTCTTTTGAGTCATGATATTCACACGAAGCATAGATTG ATGAAATTTGGTGGACATGGATTTTCTCACATTATGAACAATGTACTGCCCAAAATGAAGTTGAAAGGCTTGACACAAGAAGAAATTGATACTCTAACTATTCACAATCCGAGAACTTGGTTATCatcttaa